A genomic region of Papaver somniferum cultivar HN1 chromosome 7, ASM357369v1, whole genome shotgun sequence contains the following coding sequences:
- the LOC113300323 gene encoding uncharacterized protein LOC113300323 — protein MWETTESWAKLFTINKVTICKLSRQLVPLQFVKNSEVLLGYGSWYHFSFRRMIKFYLYGTDVYYHLDLCDFKLGTSINLKFIVYAESLAMLNSGNYVALPKIEDSKASAGTVDLENFNSGAHVGGVQMAFVDDDDSEDEDVAKGLPVSPKSVTELRKQVLKRVVKLGWI, from the exons ATGTGGGAGACGACTGAATCTTGGGCTAAACTCTTTACCATTAACAAAGTGACTATCTGTAAGCTCTCTAGACAGTTGGTTCCGCTTCAGTTTGTCAAGAATAGTGAAGTTCTATTAGGATATGGTAGTTGGTACCACTTCAGTTTCCGAAGAATGATAAAGTTTTATTTATATGGCACTGATGTTTATTATCATCTGGATTTGTGTGACTTCAAGCTTGGAACATCCATAAATCTCAAATTTATTGTCTATGCGGAGAGCCTTGCTATGCTTAATTCGGGTAATTATGTTGCGCTACCAAAAATAGAAGACTCCAAAG CTAGCGCAGGAACAGTAGATCTGGAGAACTTTAATTCAGGTGCTCATGTTGGCGGAGTACAAATGGCCTTCGtagatgatgatgactcagaagATGAAGACGTCGCAAAAGGACTTCCTGTAAGTCCCAAATCAGTTACGGAGTTAAGGAAACAAGTCCTCAAAAGAGTTGTGAAACTTGGATGGATATAA